The following nucleotide sequence is from Hirundo rustica isolate bHirRus1 chromosome 24, bHirRus1.pri.v3, whole genome shotgun sequence.
CCCCGGTGCTGAGGCAGTTCCTGCCAATCTCAGTGGCAGTCTGAGTGTTACAGTAAGAGCACCAAGCCGTGGCAGAGATCAAAGGTGGTGGTTTCTGGTTTTGATATCCCACAGAGCTCGGGTTTCCTTGCTGGGTATCCTCGCCCTGAGAGCGCTGCCtgctcagcagccccagccctgagaGCCTAAATCACCTCCCgacctcactgctgctgctctgccccagggctgagctTCCCAAACCCTGCGTCTCCACCCGGCGCTGCTCCGAGcttcctgctgtcctgcttttgctttttctctctttacaaACGTTCCTCAAAGCCGTAAGCACCCGGTGCTGTACTTGCTGTCAGGAGAGGAATTCACTTAATTCACCTTCTTCATCGTCTCCTGTTGGCCAGCGTGAGGAGGGCAAACCCCAGGGTGGACAGCTGGGTGGAGGTGTCCCCTAAAcagcaggacagacagacagacagacagacagacacctCCTGTGTGGTGGGCCTGAGGGACCAAACCTCGCTGGCCTCTTTCTTggaacaggaaaagaatttgTCTCTTGTCACGAGGAAGATGATGAGCGCCTTCCCCACCACCCTTCAGCCTCCCAGGGTGCCACAAGGGCCAGGGACAAGCCTTGAGGGGGAATGAGGGACCTTAAGGACAAAAAGGGGTGAAATTAAAACAACTCTGCTATAAATTGTTTTGGACGGCAGGAGCTTTCAGAACTTTCCTCATTTTGTGGTGGTTGTAGTTATCACTCGTTATTTAACTCGAACTGGCTGCGCCACTCAGGCCCAcgcagctcctgcctctccatgTCCTAGATTTCAGCAGCACGTGACCGAAATTGGGGCTTTTGTCATGAAAGgggccaggggcagcagcaaaaACAGGGCTGTGAACCCCAGCTGGGCAGTAAATCACcgaggggagagaggggggcACAGCCCCGACTTGGCAGAGTTGCCAATTCCTTCTCTCAGGCGGTGAGAGGCTGAGTAATCACCAAATCTGGGGTTTGCTGAAGATGCCACAGCCGCAGCGATGCTCAAATCCAtcccccagggccagcagccctCGGGGCCAGCATCCCAGTGAGGAGCTTTGGAATCACCCAGTGCCTGTTCCAGAGGGGTGGAGAGGGGAacaggagctgggcagcccTGGGACTGCACCCAGAGCTCCCAGACACTGAACCCAGAGCTCccctgggctgcacccagagATCCCAAGAGCTGCATCCAGAGATTTCCCAGACACTGCACCCAGAGCTGACCAGGAACTGCACCCAGAGATTCCCCTGGGACTGCATCCAGAGATCCCCGGGGACTGCACACAGagctccccaggagctgcacccAGAGATCCCAAAATCTGCATCCAGAGATCCCCAGGAACTGCACCCAGAGATTCCCCAGGGACTGGACCCAGAGATCACAAGAGCTGCAtgcagagctccccagggactgcacccagagctccccagaAACTGCACGCAGagcttcccaggagctgcacccAGAGGCCCCCATCACCAAAACCCCCAGGCTCCCCCACTGGCAGTGgagctccatcccagcaggatgcacccgagggaggaggaggattcAATCCTGCCACACCAACCTGGCAGAAGCcttgccccatccctgtggcTGTCAgagcctgcccagagcaggaaaagaacCGATAAACGCTGGTTAGGAGGCAAGCAAAGCTACACAGCCCTGGAGGCTGGATCACAGCcctgacacagccctggaggCTGGATCACAGCcctgacacagccctggaggCTGGATCACAAAcctcacacagctctggaggCTGGATCACAAACCTCACACAACCCTGGAGGCTGGATCACAACCTTCACACAGCCCTGGAGGCTGGATCACAGCCTTCACACAGCCCTGGAGGCTGGATCACAGCcctgacacagccctggaggCTGGATCACAGCcctgacacagccctggaggCTGGATCACAACCTTCACACAGCCCTGGAGGCTGGATCACAAAcctcacacagccctggaggCTGGATCACAAAcctcacacagccctggaggCTGGATCACAGCcctgacacagccctggaggCTGGATCACAACCTTCACACGGCCCTGGAGGTTGGTTTGCAGatggagcagaggctgtgtggggctggttCCCAGCAGGTTCCCACCAGGATCTCTGCAGGATCTCTGCAGGTTCCCGCCATGTTCCCAGCAGGttcccagcaggatttctgcagGTTCCCATCATGTTCCCAGCAGGTTCCCAGCAGGATCTCTGCAGGTTCCCATCATGTTCCCAGCAGGTTCCCAGCAGGATCTCTGCAGGTTCCCATCATGTTCCCAGCAGGttcccagcaggatttctgcagGATCTCTGCAGGTTCCCACCAGGATCCCACCAGGATCTCTGCAGGATCTCTGCAGGTTCCCACCAGGATCCCACCAGGATCTCTGCAGGTTCCCACCAGGATCCCACCAGGATCTCTGCAGGTTCCCACCAGGATCCCACCAGGATCTCTGCAGGTTCCCACCAGATTCCCACCAGGATCTCTGCAGGATCTCTGCAGGTTCCCACCATGTTCCCACCATGTTCCCACCATGTTCCCAGCAGGTTCCCAGCAAAGTGCCCGGTTTCAGAGAAGCTCCGTTCTCACGGGGCCGTGCTGCAGCCGAGCCCCCGGAGCCCCGGAGCTGGAGGTTTCACAATGACTCAGGGCTGGTTTGCCTGAGAGAAGCAGAGCCTGGGAGGGCcgggggagcagcagccacaggagcaggagcagcagcagcaggagcagcagtagaagcaggagcaggagcaggaacagcacaCAAGCAACGGGAGAGACTGGGTGAGTCTTTAAGTGTCTTTAATCCAAAGGATTGAAGAGCAGACTGGGAAGATTTGTATAAGCCaacaggccaaaaaaaaaaaaaaaaaaaaaaggtataaaagCCGGTTttcaaaatgaattaaaattccAGAGTTTAAAAGAGCACTTAAAAACTAAACATCGccttaaaaaaattgtttttccccATTCAAACACATTTaatgcaggagcagcagcagcagcagcagcagtgctctctgtcccctctgccctgaATCGCTGCATGCTCACAcagcctggggctctgcaggggaCTCagacccaaacccaaaccccaggGAGACTCGTGATCACACAatgctttgggctggaaggaacttTATCGATCATATTGCTCCCACCTGTCCAGccgggacaccttccactgtccctgAGTGTTCCCAgcacatccaacctggccttgaacgctccaggcacagggcagccaCCACCTCCCCCAGCAGCCGATTTCAGTGTTCTACCGCCTTCACTTGAAAAACTTCCTCCCTTATATCTAGTCTAAATCTACCCTGTTCTAATGACAAAACTTTTAATTACAAACCCCCGTCACCTCACAGCCAGCTCTTCTGAGATGTTCGTCCCCACCTTCCTCAGAAGCCCCCTCCAAGCAtcacaagcagcagcagtgaccaGGTGAGGGCACGGAGCTGCCCGGGGACATCTCAGAGCCCTGGGACATCTCGGAGCCCGGGGACATCTCGGAGCCTGGGGACATCTCGGAGCCCTGGGAGACATCTCGGAGCCCTGGGAGACATCTCGGAGCCCTGGGAGACATCTCGGAGCCCTGGGACTTCAGGGAGCCCGGGGACATCTTGGAGCCCTGGGACATCTGGGAGCCCTGGGACATCTCAGAGCCCTGGGACATCTCGGAGCCCTGGGAGACAATCTCGGAGCCCTGGGACATCTCGGAGCCCTGGGAGACATCTCGGAGCCCTGGGACTTCAGGGAGCCCGGGGACATCTTGGAGCCCTGGGACATCTGGGAGCCCTGGGACATCTCTGAGCCCTGGGACATCTCAGAGCCCGGGGACATCTGGGAGCCCTGGGACATCTGGGAGCCCTGGGACATCTGGGAGCCCTGGGACATCTCGGAGCCCAGGGACATCTGGGAGCCCTGGGACATCTGGAAGCCCTGGGAGACGTCTCGGAGCCCTGGGACATCTGGGAGCCCTGGGACATCTCTGAGCCCTGGGAGACATCTCGGAGCCCAGGGACATCTTGGAGCCCGGGGACATCTCGGAGCCCTGGGAGACAATCTCGGAGCCCTGGGACATCTGGAGCCCAGCGCAGCCAGCAGCGTGACAGCGTGGGGGACACCGGCACCACCACCCCTGGGGCCGTGGGGTGGCCATGCAGAGCGAGGAAGGGGAGGGAACTGcttgctccccatccctgccagaCCTTCGGGTGCCTCCATCAGAGACTTCTCTGGGCTTTGCAGCCATGGAGGAGATGAGGATTCCAGCCCACGGTGCAGGGACAGCACCTCAGCGGCTCGGGGTGGAGATTTAGAGGTTTGACACCGCCAGTTCTCGTTGTCTCGTTGTGACCTGCTGCCTTTGGCCTCTTGGCAGGGTGTCTCCAGCATTTCATCACACCCTGAAGCAAGCAGGCCATCTCCTTTGCTCCAGAGCTGGACCACAAGGTTCCTTTCCTGGCAGTAGCACcaaattcacttttttcccccagccgAAACTTGGTTTCCTGACTCTTTTGCAACGttgagcccagctgctgccactggCACATCTCACACACCCTCTCCACAACCTGCTGGGTTTGATTTTCAgagtgctgaggagcagctctgcctttcctggTCGGAAAAGGCGCCGCAAAAACCCAGAGCAGGGCTCCGGTGGGCCGGGTGCACCCTGATGGTGCAGTTTCTGGAGAGAACCTTActctgagcaaaaaaaaaaaaaaaaaatcacatctccttctgcttttgcagcCAGATTTCCATCAGCACCTGTCATTTCACAGCCAGCCCTCAGCAGGATCCCTGCAGCCCCGGGTCGGAGCAAGCCTGATGCCGAGGGATCTTCCATAAATCCGGCGTTTTCTGAGCATTAAGAAATTTAGCTGTGTGCAGGCCAAGCCTCGCACCAGGAAATCCTGACATCCCCCTGGTGTGCCTGGTTCTAATTCTTAGAAAAACACAACCGCTGGCTGATTTTGAGCaggatttttgcctttttgagTTGTCCAGCTTACCAGGAGGTACAAGCCAACCCGGAGCAGAAAGGCAACCGtgccaaaacctccttgccTGGTCCTAATTCTTAGAAAAACACAACCACTGGCTGATTTTGCGCaggatttttgcctttttgagTTGTCCAGCTTACCAGGAGGTACAAACCAAGCCAGGGCACAAAGGCAGCGGAGCCAAAGCCGACAGGAGGAGGCGGCCggctgccagagcagctctgcacgTCCTGAGAGCCCAGGCACGGGAAAACAACTTCTCTCAGCGGTGAATGAGGGCAACGAACGGAAAATAATCCTCACCATCACGAAACAAAGGGCAGCAGCGAAACAGCAACCAGCTGAGGGCTCCTCCAGTGCCGTTGCACAAGGCGCCTTCCTCCCTGCCGCGCTTCCACACGAGCCACGGGACGTTTTGTCCCCCTGGGGCTGTCCAGAGTTGACCAACACCACGGGAGCACAGCAAACCACGGCCACAGGAAGGGGCTTCACCTCCATCCTCGTGAGAGCATCTTGTGCTGACAGATAAGAGCAGAGATCTTCGTGATTCATCCCTCCCCAGTGATCGGCCTGGAGCAGGGCCAGACCTTTTGATCAAAATCACCTCAAAAGCAAgaaatatgtatatgtatatatatatatatataatttttttttttttttttccttagcaggAAGCTCGCtgctaaaaataaagcaggtgGGTTGAGGAGAGAgggtttatttttctattaagtACTAAAAATTTCAAATGTTGCAGTGAATCTCTTTCACAAATTCCTTTGGAGTCAGCAGGTCGCAGGTGCCCCCAGGTTTCCAtgccctgctcccactgcagctgaCTCCTGCAAATATTCGTGGCCATCACCTCCCACAGGTCCCAGCGCCTCGATCCAAGATTTGACATCCTGCCCGCCCTCGGGTTGTGTTTCCCGAAGGTGATGGAACCACGGAACCCCAGAATGGttctggaagggaccttgaatcTCATCTCCCTGCCACGATGTGTGAATCCACCTCATCTCCCCCAAACAAAACTggattcctgcttttcccatccTTACCTGATCCCAGAGGGCACAGGGCCCCCAGAATTCCAGCgcctctcctctgccctctcCGCTGCTCTCCAGCCGATTTATTTACATCTGCCCCAAAACTGGGGTTTCAAAtctcaaagcagcaaaatgctGCCCGGTGTGAGTAAGCCCGTTCTCACCCGCCACCCACACTGCCCCAGCTATTCCTTTTATTATCAACAGCTTCACAGAAAACAGCCCCGGGTTTTCATCCACCCCGGCACTGAAAGCCGTGACGGAAAGAGAGAGCCTgggtgctgcagccagggcaaaACCCCTCCGGAGGGGCATTtctgccagggagggagggaaagcgCAGGGTGATGCCGTGGGCACGCCGCCTTCTCCAGGGGTTGGGATGTCCAGGAAAGCCTGGGAAGCTTCGGGAGcaccctgggagagctgctgcccgctGATGGCCTCAATGGCATGGAGGAGAATGGAGCATCAGCCGTCGGTGCccgccctgctctgccctccagaACGCACGCAGAAAACGATTCGAGCTGCAAATCTTCCTGACGGAGTGGAGATTTGTGTCAGTAATTTCCAGAACAGGATCTCCGTAATGAAAGAAACCCGAGCCTCATCCCGCCCGAGGCAGCCTCGGGGCTCAGTACCGGGATTACGTTTGTTTAGAGaatcttttggggtttttttccaaaacgTTTCAATCTGCGCAAACCCTCGAGACCTTGGGGGAATGGAAAATCCTGCCCGTGCTTCACACCTCTGCCTGTGCCTCACACCTCTGCCTGTGCCTCACACCTCTGCCAGGATGCAGCAGCCGCATTTCCTCTCCTGAGGGCAGCAGGCATCgagcagcagccccggggcagtgccagggatgaGCCCGGGACAGGGCCAGGGATGAACTCCCAGGGATGAgaccagggcagtgccagggatgaACTCAGGCAGTACCACGGATGAGCTCAGATCAGTACCAGGGATGAACTCCCAGGGATGAACCCAGGACAGTGCCAGGGTTGAACTCAGGCAGTGACAGGGATGAACTCCAAGGGCAGGGCCAGGGATGAACCCGGGATAGTGCCAAGGATGAACCCAGGGCAGTACCACGGATGAACTCAGATCAGTGCCAGGAATGAACTCCCAAGGATGACCCCAGGGCAGTACCACGGATGAACTCAGGCAGTTCCAGGGATGAACTCCCAGGGATGAACCCAGGACAGTGCCAGGGATGAacccagggcagtgccagggatgaACTCCCAGCTGTGGAGCTCAGCAGCCCAGCGGCTCCTCCCGGCTCAGGCtggcagaggaggctgcaggaggtcgctggagctgctctggctgttcccagctgccATCTCGCAGCATCTTTGTGGGATTTgacccctgcagctcctctgctgcttaGGAACAGTCACAGACTGCtttgggtggggagggaccttaaagacacGCCgtgccacctcctgccatggcagggacacctcccattGTCCCGTGGTGTCCAGtgtggccttgggcactgccagggatccaggggcagccacagctgctctgggcaccctgtgccagggcctgcccaccctccaggGAAGGATTTTCCCCTATATCCCATCTGAACCTGCTCTTTTCCAGTCTGAGGCCGcgccccagctctgccaagccaagcagggacacagggatgtggCAGGCGCCGCTCGCTGCCCTGCACGAGGtgaggagggtgaggaaggCACGGGGGGACCTCgccacctcctcctctcctgcagcagctcctgcagccccagaggggacagcggggacagcggggacagccctgggggtgACAGAGGGGACGGGGCACAGCCCTGACCCTGCATCTGCCCCGTGTCCTGCGTGTCCCACAGCACCCCACACAACCCCACAGCAGCCCACACTGTCCCACAGCACCCCACAcaaccccacagcaccccacactgtcccacagcaccacacactgtcccacagcaccccacacaaccccacaaaaccccacaccaccccacactgtcccacagcaccccacacaaccccacagcaccccacacaaccccacagcaccccacacaaccccacagcaccccacactgtcccacagcaccccacacaatcccacagcaccccacacaaccccacagcaccccacacaaccccacagcaccccactGTTGCCCTGAGTTTCAGCCTTCTGaatgtttgcatttctgtagtGGAGCCTTCTCACAGATTATTAacacaaagggatttttttcgCATTCCCCTCTGGTGAGGGACAACTGATGGACTCctagtgtggccagcaggagtggagaggtggcaaccaTGTCCTCCCacccctggtcattgtccagaatctgtGTAAGCGAGAtcaaataaacttcccttcctTTTGCTCTGGAGTTGAATGTGCGATCCTTTCAttcttttcgtgtcctctagcgagACCCCACATCACCCCATAACATCATCACATCACCCCACATCATCCCATAACATCATCACATCACCCCACATCACCCCATAACATCATCACAGCATCCCATATCACCCCATAACATCATCACATCATCCCACATCACCCCATAACATCATCACATCATCCCACATCACCCCATAACATCATCACATCACCCCATAACATCATCACATCACCCCACATCACCCCATAACATCATCACAGCACCCCACATCATCCCATAACATCATCACATCACCCCATAACATCATCACAGCATCCCACATCACCCCACACCACCCCATAACATCATCACAGCATCCCACATCACCCCACACCACCCCATAACATCATCACATCACCCCACATCACCCCATAACATCATCACAGCATCCCATAACATCATCACAGCACCCCACACCACCCCATAACATCATCACATCACCCCATAACATCATCACAGCATCCCACACCATCCTACACCGACATTCACTCACCCCACACCATCCTACAGCATCTCACATCATCCCACACCATCATCACAGCATCCCAAATCACCCCACATCACCCCACAGCCCAAGCCCGGGGGGTGACAGGTTCTGGGGAGGGAAATCTCCGTGCAGCAGCCCCCGGAGCTGCAGCAGTGTCCCCAAACAAAGGGATGTGGTGTCCCCTGGGGAGCTCAGCCcttttggtgggaaaaaaaaaggcaattttaggacacagggagagcagctggagcactgGGGGGGCTCTTCACAGCCACGCAAGCAACAGGAGAGACTGGGTGACTCTTTAAGTGTCTTTAATCCAAAGGACTGCAGAGCAGACTGGGAAGATTAGTATAAGccaacaggcaaaaaaataattaaaaaaaaaagaaaaaagaaaaaaaaaaaaaaaagagaggaaaaaaagggataaaaaccggttttcaaaacaaattaaaattccaTACGGAGTCTAAAAGATCGCCTAAAAACTAAACATcgccttaaaaaaaaaaaaaaaaaaaaaaaaaatcgcttTTCCCCATTCAAACACATTTAACGAAGTGAAACGTCGTGacaaataacaataataataacaataacaacaacaataataatcaTTCATGGACTAAAGACTTCAGAGCGGCCGCAGGAGCCACCCTGGGCGAggcggggagcagcagcagcacccccagccccggccgggGAGGGGTCAGCGCcgctcccccagctccagctgcgcCCCCTccacccctgctctgcccccagggTCCCCCCGGGGCTGCACCTCCCTGGGGACGGGCTGAGGGGGGACACGcacctccctgcagggctgggggggcaCGGCGGGctcccctgcccacccctgaggccagagcagctgcgggCGCACGGACAGACGCACACGGACGGACGGACAGACCCGGGGAGCTCAGCGAGGGGCGCGgcgctgcttttttttttggctcctGTGATTTATTTGACCCCCCCCCAGCTCCGaggccagcagcacaggggggAGGACAGCTGACAGCTCTCCCTCCCCGAGCCGCTGCCAGGCCTGCAGCCTGTCTCTAGCCAGCATCCACACAGGGAACACGCTGTCTGGGTTCCAGCTCTAcagtagtttttaaaaaatatttatacgTTACATACCCTAAAAAGGTCACCACAGGAGTTTCCGTGTCTTtggaaagaaggaggaggagagaggggggggggaaaaaaatatatacgTATATAAATCAAAACTGTTTCAcgaaataaaaattaaaaaaaaaaaaaaaatccaattatcGGCGGCGTTCACCTACAGGACAAAAATCCCTGGCTGCAGGTGTGGGTGtgagggagggggggaaaaatctCACCACCTGCCCCAGAAAGGTCAGAAACACAGGTGAGTAGCTAAAAATAACTAGTCTGGTATAAATGTCTGAATTCCATGCGCTCGATAGAACagtctgtttctttttgtcttttttttttccttaaaaaatatatatatatgtgtatatatatatatagttattGCTTTCTGGAGGGCCGGCGGGCCGGGGGCCCTCAGTGGGGCAGCGCGGCGGGCTCGGGGGCGTTggctttcttcctcctcttcatcagCAGAGGGTTCGAGGAATCCTCGATTTTCTTGATCTTGATTTGTTCGTAGTCCACCCTCATGGTGGCCAGGGCACTGGTCATCTCCTCCTGCGGGCAGGGGCCACAGAGCCATCAGAAAAGTCCCCCCCCAAAAGCAGCTGAGAATAAATTGCAGCGGGGCCTGAGCGTGGCCACTGCCAGATTTTCCAGCTGCCTCCCAAGCACAGACCCGCCGCAGAGGAGCCAAGCTGGAATCGTGGAATcgtccaggctggaaaagcccttccAAGATGATTGagccctgggatggaattcccagagaagctgtggctgccccacccctggctgggagcagtgggacagtggaagctgcccctgccccggcatttgaggccccttccaacccagagcATTCCCTGGTGAACCCAAGCCCCCGAGCGCCACATCCATGCAGTTACTgcacacctccagggacggtgaaGCAGCCTGGTGTGCAGCACCAGAGGAGAGGACAGAGGGGTGCAGAGCGCTGCAGACAGCGGCAGAGAGAGGCTTTACCTTCACATCCTCCCACAggtccttctcctccttcagcaCACGGCTGGTGTGCAGCGGGGTCTGGGGCACCTGCATGGATTGCTgccaggagaggggaggagcGTGAGCTGGGAGCCACAGGCACCCGGGCACCCATCCCATGGAGACACAGGCACCCATCCCATGGAGACACAGGCACCCATCCCATGGAGACACAGGCacccatgccatgccatgccatgccatgccatgccatcccatcccatcccatcccatcccatcccatcccatcccacagatcccatcccatcccatcccatcccatggatcccatcccatcccatggatcccatcccatcccatcctatcccatcccatcccatcctatggatcccatcccatggatcccatcccatcccatggatcccatcccatcccatcccatcccatcccatcccatcccatggatcccatcccatggatcccatcccatcccatcccatggatcccatcccatcccatggatcccatcccatcccatcccatcccaccccatcccatcccatcccatcccatggatcccatcccatcccatcccatggatcccatcccatcccatggatcccatcccatcccatcccatcccatcccatcccatcccacagatcccatcccatcccatcccatcccatcccatcccatggaccccatcccatcccatcccatcccatcccatcccatcccatcccatcccatcccatcccatcccatcccatggatcccatcccatggatcccatcccatcccatcccatcccatcccatcccatcccatcccatcccatcccatcccatcccacagatcccatcccatcccatggatcccatcccatcccatcccatcccatcccatcccatcccatcccatcccatcccatcccacagatcccatcccatcctatcctatcccatcccatcccatcccatcccattgatcccatcccatcccatcccatcccatcccatcccatcccatcccatggatcccatcccatcccatcccatcccatcccatcccatcccatggatcccatcccatggatcccatcccatcccacagaTCCCACCCCGCCCCAGGCTCACCATGATCCAGGGGTGGTTCATGAACTCCGTTATCGTCATGCGCTGGGTCGGGTCTGTCTTCAGCAGGTTTCGGATCAGCTGCTTCACTGCGGGGGTTTGGGCAGgctcagcagccagcagctcccggggcaGCCCCAAGCCCGCCCCACAAGCCCTGCACACCCCTCCTGTGTGCCCACCCCACACAAACCCCCCAGCACTGGGGTGGAGGTGCTGAGAGGTGACCCCCGACACACCCCCGGCCTCGAAaggagggctcagcctggggacagccggCATGGGGACCACATTCACCTTCCTCGGACACCTCGGACCACTCAGGGTTGGGAAACTCGTACTGGCCCATTCGGATTCGCTTCTTCATGCCAGGAGAGATGGCCAGGCCGTGGTTGGAGTAGAAGGGGGGGTACCcgcacagcctgcagcaggagggggaaCAGAGTCAGCGTGCCACCCCGAAAACCTCCCCAGGAGCACCCACGGGGCCAGGAgagggagctgagcccagcaggggGGAGAGGAACCCCCAGACTTACAGAATATACATGATGACACCCAGGGACCACATGTCACAGGACTTGTCGTACTTCTCCGGGCCCAGCACTTCTGGGGCTggcaaagacagaaagaaaatcctAAATCCAAGCTCCAGGGCAGGCGAGAGGGCTCTGCCACCCCACGGAGACACCAAGAGTTGTGTTGCCCTGACTTTCAGCCTTCTGaatgtttgcatttctgtagtGGAGTCCTCTCATGGATAgtaacacaaacaaaaagtgGTTGTTTTCACATTTCCCTCTGATGAGGGACATCTAGTGTGACTAGCAGgagtggagaggtggcaaccttgtcctccaatccctggtcattgtccagaatccACATAAGCAAGGTCAAGTAAAGAAACCCctcttctttttgccctgactATGTGAGTACCATTTCTTTCCGCGTCCTCTATTCACCTGCAGCTCCGGGCACGCTGGAGCGGGGCAGTGCCGTCCCCGGCTCCAGGCTGGATGCAGAGATGGTGGGCTGCAGCCTCCAAAcgcccccagccctgcaaagCCCCGaggccagccccgctcccggcacTCACCCACGTAGTAGGGCGTGTAGCAGGGCGTGGCCAGGGAGTTGTGCGTGGTGGTTTCCTTGGCGAAGCCGAAGTCGGTGAGTTTCAGCACGGCGTTGGGCCTTTTGGAGGTGTACAGGAGGTTTTCCGGCTGGGAAcacgcaggggagaaggggTGAGTATCGTTACCACTCAAATAACCACACGTAGAACTCTGCTTCCTTCTGAGG
It contains:
- the MAPKAPK2 gene encoding MAP kinase-activated protein kinase 2, with product MLSGAPPPPAGFPSPAPPQPPPPPPPAAPPHGPPAFPGKGGLQIRKNAITDDYKVTTQVLGLGINGKVLEIFSKKSGEKFALKMLQDCPKARREVELHWRASQCAHIVRIMDVYENLYQGRKCLLIVMECLDGGELFSRIQDRGDQAFTEREASEIMKSIGEAIQYLHSINIAHRDVKPENLLYTSKRPNAVLKLTDFGFAKETTTHNSLATPCYTPYYVAPEVLGPEKYDKSCDMWSLGVIMYILLCGYPPFYSNHGLAISPGMKKRIRMGQYEFPNPEWSEVSEEVKQLIRNLLKTDPTQRMTITEFMNHPWIMQSMQVPQTPLHTSRVLKEEKDLWEDVKEEMTSALATMRVDYEQIKIKKIEDSSNPLLMKRRKKANAPEPAALPH